From Gigantopelta aegis isolate Gae_Host chromosome 11, Gae_host_genome, whole genome shotgun sequence, the proteins below share one genomic window:
- the LOC121385221 gene encoding uncharacterized protein LOC121385221 has protein sequence MDLGLPIVDWVCHKFYIRWTPYKVEEYYVSIHFLRTVNTTMEVIKNNKGGLKLIHEGYLYTKRYARKNIRWECSSRAAFTCKGGVTSDLEIKTIVSFTQHSHDPQDQSVAVAKLRSAMKERAGTSRGTLTQLLVDSISDTPVDVRAELGKPDHIKRALRRERAKHMPKNPTSLRDLMLDDEWTTSSDGDRFLIYDNGVDSSDRMLVFGTDDGLRHLASSESWFMDGTFTVAPLLFTQLYVIRVPLGESAVTCV, from the exons ATGGATTTAGGGCTTCCCATTGTTGATTGGGTATGTCATAAATTCTACATCAGATGGACCCCTTATAAGGTTGAAGAATACTACGTCAGTATTCATTTCCTGAGAACTGTAAATACAACTATGGAAGTTATCAAGAACAACAAGGGTGGTCTCAAGCTAATTCACGAAGGCTACTTGTATACTAAGAGGTATGCCAGGAAGAATATTCGATGGGAGTGTTCCAGCAGAGCTGCATTTACTTGTAAAGGCGGTGTGACTTCAGACCTGGAG ATAAAGACCATCGTTAGTTTCACACAACATAGCCATGATCCACAGGATCAGTCTGTAGCAGTGGCAAAGCTGCGTTCAGCCATGAAGGAGCGTGCTGGCACATCACGTGGTACACTTACTCAGCTCCTAGTCGATTCCATCAGTGACACACCTGTAGATGTACGCGCAGAACTCGGTAAACCTGATCACATCAAACGTGCACTGCGTCGAGAACGGGCTAAACATATGCCCAAGAACCCCACTTCGCTCCGTGATCTCATGCTAGATGATGAATGGACCACTTCAAGTGATGGAGACAGATTTCTCATATATGACAACGGTGTGGATTCCTCTGATCGTATGTTAGTGTTCGGGACTGATGACGGATTACGTCACCTTGCCAGTTCTGAGTCATGGTTTATGGATGGAACATTCACTGTTGCTCCACTGTTGTTTACTCAGCTGTATGTGATTCGTGTTCCACTCGGTGAGTCAGCTGTGACGTGTGTGTAG